Proteins from a genomic interval of Musa acuminata AAA Group cultivar baxijiao chromosome BXJ1-9, Cavendish_Baxijiao_AAA, whole genome shotgun sequence:
- the LOC135594037 gene encoding uncharacterized protein LOC135594037 yields MAPSLQLFALFLLAAWVVESEAHDVRPAEHGLEHQKDPGPASPAMVTFFRGRPEVALPEAQNVSEPAWKLAPPRPQHRDGPSAVLLAAGVACGIVGSALLAAAAVAFVVHARRSGFGLRPGWAFSPARRSGPEVRLGSA; encoded by the coding sequence ATGGCGCCGAGTCTGCAGCTCTTCGCTCTCTTTCTGCTCGCGGCCTGGGTCGTCGAATCGGAGGCCCACGACGTCCGGCCAGCAGAGCACGGCCTCGAGCACCAGAAGGACCCCGGCCCGGCTTCCCCGGCGATGGTGACATTCTTCCGCGGCCGGCCGGAGGTTGCGCTCCCGGAGGCGCAGAACGTCTCCGAACCGGCCTGGAAGCTGGCGCCGCCGCGGCCGCAGCACCGGGACGGTCCCAGTGCTGTCCTCCTCGCCGCGGGCGTGGCGTGCGGCATCGTCGGATCCGCTCTTCTCGCCGCGGCGGCGGTGGCTTTCGTCGTCCACGCCCGCCGCTCCGGGTTCGGGCTCCGGCCAGGATGGGCTTTCAGTCCAGCCCGTAGAAGCGGCCCAGAGGTCCGATTGGGTTCTGCGTAG